One Gadus chalcogrammus isolate NIFS_2021 chromosome 4, NIFS_Gcha_1.0, whole genome shotgun sequence DNA segment encodes these proteins:
- the LOC130380446 gene encoding zinc finger protein 431-like translates to MLDVSLVGIDSYSVKMKEYVLCVFPSLCGKQQTPDTISIKVEEDIGGGLPAAEDCDAFGDRSTQRNATSKILGVDAPGSSHMSSRSEELLQTPDTISIKVEEDIGGGLPAVEDGNDIRDCSTQSESLRVDAPGSSHMSSHSGELRILSVYGQGEGPLAVDGHDTLFVASELEALSSLSTGHSVAKSLNCSVRLVRLEELTGHQGGRKDRPGVLCGKVIPNNANMIVHMMPHSEEKPYKCDQCPKRFSHSSALNIHMRTHSGVKSHKCDQCTKSFSQKSYLKIHMRTHSGEKPYKCDQCMKCFSHSSTLNFHMSTHTGEKTYRCDQCPKCFSHARLLKFHMSLHSREKPYRCDQCPKRYLRKCDLKIHLRTHSGEKPYKCDQCMKCFIQKGPLMSHMNTHSGEKPYKCDQCTKCFTLNALLKHHMSTHSLERPYKCDQCMKCFKRTGDLKIHMKTHSGEKRHMRTHSGEKPYKCDQCTKCFCRKGPLKRHMMTHSGEKPYKCDQCTKCFCWKGLLNIHMRTHSREKTYRCDQCTELFQRKCDLKIHLRTHSVKKPVKKPYKCDHCMKFFSQRGTMIIHMRSHSEEYPYRCDQCPMRFTQGCFLKDHMLTHTGNKPCVCLECNASYSDPSSLRLHLLKAHFDAR, encoded by the exons atgcttGATGTGTCGTTGGTGGGGATTGACagctattctgtgaaaatgaaagaatatgtcttgtgtgtgtttccttctttatgtggaaagcagcagaccccagacaccatttcaatcaaagttgaagaggatattggtggaggcttgcccgccgCAG aagactgtgatgcctttggagaccgtagcactcagcgcAACGCCACCTCAAAgattctgggtgtggacgcccctggctcctcccacatgtccagtcgtAGCGAGGAACTGCTG cagaccccagacaccatttcaatcaaggttgaagaggatattggtggaggcttgcccgccgtag AAGACGgcaatgacatcagagactgcagcacgcagtcggagagtctgcgtgtggacgcccctggctcctcccacatgtcaagtcacagcggggagctgcgcatcctgagcgtttacggacaaggggagggcccactggcggtggacggccatgacaccctctttgtcgcgtcagaactggaggccttgagctcgctgtccacaggccacagcgtggccaagagcctgaactgcagcgtgcggctcgtccgccttgaggagctgactgggcatcagggcggccgcaaggaccggcccggtgtcttgtgtggaaaggttattcccaacaatgccaatatgatcgtcCACATGATGCCTCACTCTgaggagaagccctacaagtgtgaccaatgcccaAAGCGTTTCAGTCATAGCTCCGCCCTGaatatccacatgaggactcactccggggtgAAGTCccacaagtgtgaccaatgcacgaagagcttcagtcagaaaagctacctgaagatccacatgagaactcactccggcgagaagccctacaagtgtgaccaatgcatgaagtgcttcagtcatAGCTCCACCCTGAATTTCCACATGTCGACGCACACCGGCGAGAAgacctacaggtgtgaccaatgcccgaagtgcttcagtcatgCCCGTCTCCTGAAGTTCCACATGTCGCTTCACTCtagggagaagccctacaggtgtgaccaatgcccgaAGCGCTACCTACGGAAATgcgacctgaagatccacctgaggactcactccggtgagaagccctacaagtgtgaccaatgcatgaagtgcttcatTCAGAAAGGCCCCCTGATGAGCCACATGAATACTCACTCCggtgagaagccctacaagtgtgaccaatgcacgaagtgcttcacTCTGAATGCCCTCCTGAAGCACCACATGAGTACTCACTCCCTTGAGaggccctacaagtgtgaccaatgcatgaagtgcttcaaGCGGACAGgcgacctgaagatccacatgaagactcactccggggagaagcgccacatgaggactcactccggggagaagccctacaagtgtgaccaatgcacgaagtgcttctGTCGGAAAGGCCCCCTGAAGCGCCACATgatgactcactctggggagaagccctacaagtgtgaccaatgcacgaagtgcttctGTTGGAAAGGCCTCCTGaatatccacatgaggactcactctagGGAGAAgacctacaggtgtgaccaatgcacggaGCTCTTCCAACGGAAATgcgacctgaagatccacctgaggactcactccgttAAGAAGCCCGTtaagaagccctacaagtgtgaccattgCATGAAGTTCTTCAGTCAGAGAGGCACGATGATTATCCACATGAGGAGTCACTCCGAGGAATatccctacaggtgtgaccaatgcccgaTGCGCTTCACTCAAGGTTGCTTCCTGAAGGACCACATGTTGACTCACACCGGCAATAAGCCCTGCGTGTGTCTGGAGTGCAACGCCAGCTACAGCGACCCAAGCAGTTTGCGTTTGCACTTGCTCAAAGCACACTTTGACGCAAGGTAA